In Pirellulales bacterium, the DNA window TCTCGACGCTGCCGATTGTCGCGGCTATGCTGACGTTATTCCCGGCTGCGACAGGAGATACTCACGAATGCTCCCACGCGACGAAATCCTCCAACAGGCCCTAGCGCTGCCACTGGCCGACCGACTTTACGTCGCCGATGCATTGGAACAGAGTCTGGCGGATTTGCCTCCGCCGGAGGGCGAAGGCCGGCTTCTCTCGGAGGCAGAGTTCATCGCCGAATTGGAACGCCGATCTGCAGCGTAT includes these proteins:
- a CDS encoding addiction module protein, with the translated sequence MFSKARRPILDAADCRGYADVIPGCDRRYSRMLPRDEILQQALALPLADRLYVADALEQSLADLPPPEGEGRLLSEAEFIAELERRSAAYRDGTMGSQSADEVLAELRRRQAREFGQ